A genomic stretch from Nocardia wallacei includes:
- a CDS encoding dTMP kinase yields MGALVAVEGLDGAGKRTLIGAVAEGLRERGVRVGALAFPRYGRSVHADLAAEALRGRHGDVAASVNAMALLFALDRADARDELSKSLADNDIVLLDRYVASNAAYNAARTGQSADGEIASWVAELEFGRFELPVPDVQILLDVPIEVAAERARRRGELDHTRDLDAYERDKGLQERTAAVYRVLAESQWHGPWWVHAPHDDPATLAARLSEMVAR; encoded by the coding sequence ATGGGTGCGTTGGTTGCGGTGGAAGGTCTGGACGGGGCCGGCAAGCGCACGTTGATCGGGGCGGTCGCCGAGGGGCTGCGGGAGCGCGGGGTGCGGGTGGGCGCCCTGGCGTTCCCGCGCTACGGGCGGTCGGTGCATGCCGACCTCGCGGCCGAGGCGCTGCGTGGGCGGCACGGCGACGTGGCCGCCTCGGTCAACGCGATGGCCCTGCTGTTCGCACTCGATCGCGCCGACGCCCGCGACGAACTGTCGAAGTCGCTGGCCGACAACGACATCGTGCTGCTCGATCGCTACGTCGCGTCGAATGCCGCCTACAACGCCGCGCGGACCGGCCAGTCCGCGGACGGCGAAATCGCTTCCTGGGTAGCGGAATTGGAATTCGGCCGGTTCGAATTGCCGGTGCCCGATGTGCAGATACTGCTGGACGTGCCGATCGAGGTGGCCGCCGAACGTGCCCGCCGCCGTGGCGAACTCGACCACACCCGCGACCTGGATGCCTACGAACGCGACAAAGGACTGCAGGAACGCACGGCGGCGGTTTATCGTGTGCTGGCCGAATCGCAGTGGCACGGACCCTGGTGGGTCCATGCGCCCCATGACGATCCGGCAACACTCGCCGCGCGCCTCTCGGAAATGGTTGCCCGATAG
- the mtrB gene encoding MtrAB system histidine kinase MtrB, which translates to MDRSKSVGEALGHVWRRSLQLRVVVSTLTLSLIVITILGVVLTSQITDRLLQAKQNAGLEEMGRARNTVEAQLTVANDSSSQAIRLQDALRVLTSGSSSQSVGAAGGYEAALVMVGDGQQEIPAGPIQDVPAELRRFVQQNQVSYQFTTVSDSERYRGPALIIGSPSLEVPTLEIYLIFPLTNEHRSRDLMTGTMLIGGLVLLVLLAAITALVTRQVVLPIRSAARIASRFADGRLKERMLVRGEDDMARLAMSFNEMAESLSNQITQLEEFGNLQRRFTSDVSHELRTPLTTVRMAADLIHGSSDELDPALARSAELLVTELDRFEGLLNDLLEISRHDAGVAELQVESLDVRMCARAAISTVRHLAKETGVELVVDLPEDPLVAEVDPRRVERVLRNLLANAIDHSEGKPVLIRMRGDVEANSVGIVVRDQGVGLRPGEEKLVFNRFWRSDPSRMRRSGGTGLGLSISVEDANLHDGRLEAWGEPGQGASFRLTLPLVRGRKLGNSPLSLEPPKRRLVELPASQEDSSAAESPGGAAPGSAAEDDRPASDGSAESAGSAESEGRAESEGRAESEGRAESEETVPQDDPAVAENTGPSVGSGNGAGSSADPVFDDTGDPKR; encoded by the coding sequence GTGGACCGATCCAAATCCGTCGGAGAAGCACTGGGCCATGTGTGGCGGCGCTCGCTGCAGTTGCGCGTCGTCGTGTCCACGCTCACCCTGTCGCTGATCGTGATCACGATCCTCGGTGTCGTACTGACCAGCCAGATCACCGACCGGTTGCTGCAGGCCAAGCAGAACGCGGGGCTCGAGGAGATGGGCCGGGCCCGCAATACCGTCGAGGCCCAGCTGACCGTCGCGAACGATTCGAGCAGTCAGGCGATTCGGCTGCAGGACGCGCTGCGCGTGCTGACCTCGGGGAGCAGTTCGCAATCGGTCGGCGCGGCGGGCGGTTACGAGGCGGCGCTGGTGATGGTCGGCGACGGCCAGCAGGAGATTCCGGCGGGCCCGATCCAGGACGTGCCGGCCGAACTGCGCCGGTTCGTCCAGCAGAACCAGGTCAGCTACCAGTTCACGACGGTGTCGGATTCCGAGCGCTATCGCGGCCCGGCGCTCATCATCGGCAGCCCCAGTCTCGAGGTACCCACACTCGAGATCTACCTGATCTTCCCGCTCACCAACGAGCACCGCAGCCGAGACCTGATGACCGGCACCATGCTGATCGGCGGCCTCGTGCTCCTGGTCCTGCTGGCCGCGATCACGGCCCTGGTGACCAGGCAGGTGGTGCTGCCGATCCGTTCGGCCGCGCGCATCGCCAGCCGCTTCGCCGACGGTCGGCTCAAGGAGCGGATGCTGGTCCGGGGCGAGGACGACATGGCCCGGCTGGCCATGTCGTTCAACGAGATGGCCGAGAGCCTGTCCAACCAGATCACCCAGCTCGAGGAGTTCGGTAATCTGCAACGCCGGTTCACCTCCGACGTCAGCCACGAACTGCGCACCCCGCTGACCACCGTGCGCATGGCCGCCGATCTGATCCACGGTTCCAGCGACGAACTGGATCCCGCGCTGGCCCGCAGCGCCGAACTGCTGGTCACCGAGCTGGACCGGTTCGAGGGCCTGCTCAACGACCTGCTGGAGATCAGCCGCCACGACGCGGGCGTCGCCGAGCTGCAGGTGGAGTCGCTGGACGTGCGGATGTGCGCGCGGGCGGCCATCTCCACCGTGCGGCATCTGGCCAAGGAGACCGGCGTGGAGCTGGTGGTCGATCTGCCGGAGGACCCGCTGGTGGCCGAGGTGGATCCGCGACGCGTCGAGCGCGTGTTGCGCAACCTGCTCGCCAACGCCATCGATCACAGCGAGGGCAAGCCGGTGCTGATCCGGATGCGCGGCGACGTCGAGGCCAACTCGGTCGGTATCGTGGTCCGCGACCAGGGCGTGGGCCTGCGGCCGGGCGAGGAGAAGCTGGTGTTCAACCGGTTCTGGCGCTCGGACCCCTCGCGCATGCGCCGCTCCGGCGGCACCGGGCTGGGCCTGTCGATCAGCGTGGAGGACGCCAATCTGCACGACGGCCGGCTGGAGGCATGGGGCGAGCCGGGGCAGGGCGCCAGCTTCCGGCTCACGCTGCCACTGGTACGCGGGCGCAAACTGGGCAACAGCCCGCTGTCGCTGGAACCGCCCAAGCGCAGGCTGGTGGAATTGCCTGCGTCGCAAGAAGATTCGAGTGCGGCGGAGTCGCCGGGCGGTGCGGCGCCGGGCAGCGCCGCCGAGGACGACCGACCCGCATCGGACGGCAGCGCGGAATCGGCAGGCAGCGCGGAGTCGGAAGGCAGGGCGGAATCGGAAGGCAGGGCGGAGTCGGAAGGCAGGGCGGAATCGGAAGAAACTGTGCCCCAGGACGATCCGGCGGTAGCGGAGAACACGGGCCCCTCGGTCGGCTCCGGGAACGGTGCCGGATCGTCCGCCGACCCTGTATTCGACGACACCGGAGACCCGAAACGATGA
- a CDS encoding alkane 1-monooxygenase — MLGLVAPSCALLPSQLVLHTGSPVFWWLGPIIVLIVIPVLDWVVGEDGNNPHDEDYERLSNDRYYRWCTYLFLPIQLIGLFVAAYMWANDELRVVDKLGLAATLGFMSGIGINAAHELGHRVERLERWLAKIALAQSGYGHFYVEHNKGHHARVATPEDPASGRLGESLWEFLPRSVIGGFRSGIRLERDRLRRRNLGWWSVHNNILQAWSMTVVLYGALLLAFGPKMLPYLLLQAVLAAGLLETVNYVEHYGLMRAKRPNGMWARCSPADSWNSDRLVTNIFLFHLQRHSDHHANPGRRYQTLRSSREAPQLPAGYASMILLAAIPPLWRHVMDPRVLAHYDGDISRANIAPRKRGRILAAHGGPAPA; from the coding sequence GTGCTCGGATTGGTGGCTCCCAGCTGTGCGTTATTGCCCTCACAACTGGTGTTGCACACCGGGTCTCCCGTGTTCTGGTGGCTGGGTCCGATCATCGTGCTGATCGTCATCCCGGTGCTGGACTGGGTCGTGGGCGAGGACGGGAACAATCCCCACGACGAGGACTACGAACGGCTGTCCAACGATCGGTACTACCGGTGGTGCACCTATCTGTTCCTGCCCATCCAGCTGATCGGCCTGTTCGTGGCCGCCTACATGTGGGCCAACGACGAGCTGCGGGTCGTCGACAAGCTCGGCCTGGCCGCGACGCTGGGTTTCATGAGCGGCATCGGCATCAACGCCGCGCACGAACTCGGGCATCGGGTCGAGCGCCTGGAGCGGTGGCTGGCGAAGATCGCGCTGGCGCAGTCCGGATACGGGCACTTCTACGTCGAGCACAACAAGGGCCACCACGCCCGGGTCGCGACGCCGGAGGATCCGGCCAGCGGCCGCCTGGGCGAGTCGCTGTGGGAGTTCTTGCCGCGCAGCGTGATCGGTGGTTTCCGCTCCGGAATCCGGCTCGAGCGCGACCGGCTGCGGCGCCGGAACCTGGGCTGGTGGAGCGTGCACAACAACATCCTGCAGGCGTGGTCGATGACGGTGGTGCTCTACGGCGCGCTGCTGCTCGCCTTCGGCCCGAAGATGCTGCCGTACCTGCTGCTGCAGGCGGTGCTGGCGGCCGGACTGCTGGAGACGGTGAACTATGTCGAGCACTACGGGCTGATGCGCGCCAAGCGGCCCAACGGCATGTGGGCGCGCTGCTCGCCCGCCGACAGCTGGAACTCCGACCGCCTGGTGACCAACATCTTCCTGTTCCACCTGCAGCGGCACAGCGACCACCACGCCAACCCCGGCCGCCGTTACCAGACCCTGCGCAGTTCGCGAGAGGCGCCGCAACTTCCGGCGGGCTACGCCTCGATGATCCTGCTCGCGGCGATCCCTCCGTTGTGGCGCCACGTGATGGACCCGCGCGTGCTCGCCCACTACGACGGCGACATCAGCCGCGCCAATATCGCCCCGCGCAAACGCGGCCGCATCCTGGCCGCCCACGGCGGGCCCGCCCCCGCGTAG
- the ahcY gene encoding adenosylhomocysteinase: MTTAVSSKMTADHRNGIDYKVADLSLAEFGRKEIRLAEHEMPGLMALRREYAEVQPLKGARISGSLHMTVQTAVLIETLVDLGAQVRWASCNIFSTQDHAAAAVVVGPHGTVDEPKGTPVFAWKGESLEEYWWAAEQMLTWPGEPANMILDDGGDATMLVLRGAQYEKAGVVPPPDEDHSAEFTVFLNLLRERFETDKGKWTAIAESVRGVTEETTTGVLRLYQFAAAGELSFPAINVNDSVTKSKFDNKYGTRHSLIDGINRGTDVLIGGKKVLICGYGDVGKGCAESLAGQGARVQVTEIDPINALQALMDGYDVVTVEQAIASADIVVTSTGNKDIITLDHMKAMKDQAILGNIGHFDNEIDMAALERSGAERLTIKPQVDLWTFKETGKSIIVLSEGRLLNLGNATGHPSFVMSNSFSNQVIAQIELWTKPEEYDNEVYRLPKHLDEKVARIHVEALGGTLTKLTKDQAEYIGVDVEGPYKPDHYRY, from the coding sequence ATGACGACCGCAGTGAGCAGCAAGATGACTGCCGACCACCGCAACGGGATCGATTACAAGGTGGCGGACCTGTCCTTGGCCGAGTTCGGCCGCAAGGAAATTCGGCTGGCGGAACACGAGATGCCGGGCCTGATGGCGTTGCGGCGCGAGTACGCGGAGGTACAGCCGCTGAAGGGGGCGCGGATTTCGGGATCGCTGCACATGACCGTGCAGACGGCGGTGCTGATCGAGACGCTGGTCGACCTGGGCGCGCAGGTGCGCTGGGCGTCCTGCAACATCTTCTCCACCCAGGACCACGCCGCCGCGGCCGTGGTGGTCGGCCCGCACGGGACCGTCGACGAGCCCAAGGGCACACCGGTCTTCGCGTGGAAGGGTGAGAGCCTGGAGGAGTACTGGTGGGCCGCCGAGCAGATGCTGACCTGGCCGGGTGAGCCCGCCAACATGATCCTCGACGACGGCGGCGACGCCACCATGCTGGTGCTGCGCGGCGCCCAGTACGAGAAGGCCGGTGTGGTGCCGCCGCCGGACGAGGACCACTCCGCCGAGTTCACGGTCTTCCTGAATCTGCTGCGCGAGCGGTTCGAGACCGACAAGGGCAAGTGGACCGCGATCGCCGAGAGCGTCCGGGGCGTCACCGAGGAGACCACCACGGGCGTACTGCGGCTCTACCAGTTCGCGGCCGCCGGTGAACTGTCGTTCCCGGCGATCAACGTCAACGACTCGGTCACCAAGTCCAAGTTCGACAACAAGTACGGCACCCGGCACTCGCTCATCGACGGCATCAACCGCGGCACCGATGTGCTGATCGGTGGCAAGAAGGTGCTGATCTGCGGCTACGGCGACGTCGGCAAGGGCTGCGCGGAGTCGCTGGCGGGCCAGGGCGCGCGCGTGCAGGTCACCGAGATCGACCCGATCAACGCGCTGCAGGCGCTGATGGACGGCTACGACGTCGTCACCGTCGAGCAGGCCATCGCCTCGGCCGACATCGTGGTCACCTCCACCGGCAACAAGGACATCATCACCCTCGACCACATGAAGGCGATGAAGGACCAGGCCATCCTGGGCAATATCGGCCACTTCGACAACGAGATCGACATGGCCGCGCTGGAGCGTTCCGGCGCCGAGCGGCTCACCATCAAGCCGCAGGTCGATCTGTGGACCTTCAAGGAAACCGGCAAGTCCATCATCGTGCTGTCCGAGGGTCGCCTGCTGAACCTGGGCAACGCCACCGGCCACCCGTCGTTCGTGATGTCCAACAGCTTCTCCAACCAGGTCATCGCCCAGATCGAGCTGTGGACCAAGCCGGAGGAGTACGACAACGAGGTGTACCGGCTGCCCAAGCACCTGGACGAGAAGGTGGCCCGCATCCACGTCGAGGCACTCGGCGGGACGCTCACCAAGCTGACCAAGGATCAGGCCGAGTACATCGGCGTGGACGTGGAGGGACCCTACAAGCCCGACCACTACCGCTACTGA
- a CDS encoding response regulator: MTVRVLIVEDEPQIAAAHRAYLERLAGFTVAGVAGTGREALRAASRAAGSGAPIDLVLLDIGLPDIGGLEVAAALARLRPRPDVIAITSARDLEVVRAAVAHGVALYLLKPFTFAAFREKLDRYLEYRAALAAGAATVTQHDIDRAFSALRTAYPKTTAPKGVAPHTLAEVSRAVRAASDGLSATETGRAVGVSRVTAWRYLERLAEDGVVDRRSDYGRAGRPQVRYVWRR, translated from the coding sequence ATGACCGTCCGGGTCCTGATCGTCGAGGACGAGCCGCAGATCGCCGCCGCCCATCGTGCTTATCTGGAGCGACTGGCGGGTTTCACGGTCGCGGGCGTCGCCGGAACCGGCCGGGAGGCGCTGCGCGCGGCGTCCCGGGCGGCCGGATCGGGTGCGCCGATCGACCTGGTGCTGCTGGACATCGGCCTGCCCGACATCGGCGGCCTGGAGGTGGCCGCGGCGCTGGCCCGGCTGCGCCCGCGGCCCGACGTCATCGCGATCACCTCGGCCCGCGATCTCGAGGTGGTTCGTGCCGCCGTCGCGCACGGCGTCGCGCTGTATCTGCTGAAGCCGTTCACGTTCGCGGCGTTCCGGGAGAAGCTGGATCGCTATCTGGAGTATCGCGCCGCGCTGGCGGCCGGGGCGGCCACCGTCACCCAGCACGACATCGACCGGGCGTTCAGCGCCCTGCGCACCGCCTACCCGAAGACCACGGCGCCCAAGGGCGTCGCGCCGCACACCCTGGCGGAGGTGTCGCGTGCGGTCCGCGCGGCGAGCGACGGCCTGTCGGCCACGGAAACGGGCCGCGCGGTAGGGGTCTCGCGGGTGACGGCCTGGCGCTATCTGGAGCGGCTGGCCGAGGACGGGGTGGTGGACCGGCGCAGCGACTACGGCCGGGCGGGGCGCCCGCAGGTGCGCTATGTGTGGCGGCGCTGA
- a CDS encoding sensor histidine kinase gives MTLAGQVFLVQLVVLVAVVAVGVALTVWELRRDQDEATARRVTGIAVALARAPSTAAALEAPDPTARLQPVTERIRLETGVDFIVVMAPDRTRYTHTEPDRIGKPFSGNIDRALAGQTFTETYTGTLGPSIRAVTPVHADGRIVALVAAGVTRARIGDQVRQQLPLIVGAAGAGLLLAVLGSLLLRRRLLRQTHGLAPAELRSLYEHHDAVLHSIHEGLVVFDRDAETAAVVNDQARLLLELPDGPVRRADLPISLRRMDLQVVRDEMHVTAERVLVVNQDVVRWSGRPLGTVLTVRDHTELRDMMGELNSVRGLADSLRSQAHEAANRLHTVVTMVELGRYREAVEFATAELRLSQALIDRLTGAVGEPALVALLLGKVDQALERGVELTVAQDTVLDTAAPLTAQEMVTLVGNLIDNALDAVAQTPDAWVEVTVRHEEDGLYLRIADSGPGMSEEVFARAMERGYSTKTDHQGLGLALVRRLVARHGGTLRAERAAESAVVVRIPR, from the coding sequence ATGACGCTGGCGGGCCAGGTCTTCCTCGTACAGCTGGTCGTCCTGGTGGCCGTCGTCGCGGTCGGGGTGGCGCTGACGGTGTGGGAGTTGCGGCGCGATCAGGACGAGGCGACCGCGCGGCGGGTCACCGGCATCGCGGTCGCGCTCGCGCGGGCGCCCTCGACCGCGGCCGCGCTGGAAGCCCCGGATCCGACCGCGCGGCTGCAACCGGTGACCGAGCGGATCCGGCTCGAGACCGGCGTGGATTTCATCGTCGTGATGGCGCCCGACCGCACCCGCTACACCCACACCGAACCGGATCGGATCGGAAAGCCGTTCAGCGGCAACATCGATCGGGCGCTCGCGGGACAGACGTTCACCGAGACCTATACCGGTACCCTGGGCCCCTCCATTCGCGCGGTGACTCCGGTACACGCCGACGGCCGTATCGTCGCGCTGGTCGCCGCGGGCGTGACGCGGGCGCGCATCGGCGACCAGGTCCGGCAGCAGTTGCCGCTGATCGTCGGGGCCGCGGGCGCGGGCCTGCTGCTGGCGGTGCTGGGCTCGCTGCTGCTGCGGCGTCGATTGCTGCGCCAGACCCACGGTCTGGCGCCGGCCGAGTTGCGCAGCCTCTACGAGCATCACGACGCCGTGCTGCATTCGATCCACGAGGGACTGGTGGTGTTCGATCGGGATGCGGAGACGGCCGCGGTCGTCAACGATCAGGCGCGGTTGCTGCTGGAGCTGCCAGACGGGCCGGTCCGCCGCGCCGATCTGCCGATCTCGTTGCGCCGCATGGATCTTCAGGTGGTGCGCGACGAGATGCACGTGACCGCCGAGCGTGTCCTGGTGGTGAACCAGGACGTCGTGCGCTGGTCGGGCCGGCCGCTGGGCACGGTGCTCACCGTGCGTGACCACACCGAGCTGCGCGACATGATGGGGGAGCTGAATTCCGTTCGGGGGCTGGCTGATTCGCTGCGTTCGCAGGCGCACGAGGCCGCCAACCGGTTGCACACCGTCGTCACCATGGTCGAGCTGGGCCGCTACCGGGAGGCCGTCGAGTTCGCCACGGCCGAGCTGCGGTTGTCGCAGGCCCTGATCGACCGGTTGACCGGCGCGGTGGGCGAACCCGCCCTGGTGGCGCTGCTGCTCGGCAAGGTCGACCAGGCCCTCGAGCGCGGTGTGGAGCTGACCGTCGCACAGGATACGGTGCTCGATACCGCGGCCCCGCTGACCGCGCAGGAAATGGTGACCCTGGTGGGCAATCTGATCGACAATGCCCTCGACGCGGTCGCCCAGACCCCCGACGCCTGGGTGGAGGTGACCGTGCGGCACGAGGAGGACGGGCTCTACCTGCGCATCGCGGACAGCGGGCCCGGCATGTCCGAGGAGGTGTTCGCCCGAGCCATGGAACGCGGCTACTCGACCAAGACCGACCACCAGGGCCTCGGCCTGGCGTTGGTGCGGCGGCTGGTGGCGCGGCACGGCGGCACCCTGCGCGCCGAGCGGGCCGCGGAGTCGGCGGTCGTGGTGCGGATTCCGCGATGA
- a CDS encoding cation:dicarboxylate symporter family transporter, translated as MSEQTTRPQRRDRTHWLYLAVIVAVVAGVFVGWLAPGFGKSVGELGTMFVNLIKMMISPVIFCTIVLGIGSVRAASRVGKVGGLAIGYFLVMSTIALAIGLVVGNLLEPGSGLNIASHATDAAKYAKQAEGAGGTWQFLESIIPTSLLSALTAGSVLQTLFVALLVGFGIQAMGRTGEPILHAVGLIQRLVFRILTMILWLAPIGAFGAIANVVASTGLAAVQQLALLMVAFYLTCVVFVFGVLGVLMRATSGVSIFKLVRYLAREYLLIVSTSSSESALPRLIAKMEHMGVERTTVGIVVPTGYSFNLDGTAIYLTMATLFIADAMGKPLSWAEQLGLLVFMIVASKGAAGVTGAGLATLAGGLQSHRPELLDGVGLIVGIDRFMSEARAVTNFSGNAVATVLIGTWTKTVDAERMRSVLNREVPFDETSMVDDHPVDTPRETRDLVPA; from the coding sequence ATGTCGGAACAGACGACGCGGCCGCAGCGACGCGACCGCACCCACTGGCTCTATCTCGCCGTCATCGTGGCGGTGGTGGCCGGCGTATTCGTCGGCTGGCTGGCGCCCGGGTTCGGTAAGTCGGTGGGCGAGCTGGGCACCATGTTCGTCAACTTGATCAAGATGATGATCTCGCCGGTCATCTTCTGCACCATCGTGCTGGGCATCGGCTCGGTGCGCGCGGCGTCGCGGGTGGGCAAGGTCGGCGGCCTCGCGATCGGGTACTTCCTGGTGATGTCGACCATCGCGCTGGCGATCGGGCTGGTGGTCGGCAATCTGCTGGAACCCGGCAGCGGGCTGAATATCGCGAGTCACGCGACGGATGCCGCCAAGTACGCGAAGCAGGCCGAGGGTGCGGGCGGTACGTGGCAGTTCCTGGAAAGCATCATCCCGACCTCGCTGCTGTCGGCGCTGACCGCGGGCAGCGTGCTGCAGACGCTGTTCGTGGCGCTGCTGGTCGGCTTCGGCATCCAGGCCATGGGCCGCACCGGCGAGCCGATCCTGCACGCGGTCGGGCTGATTCAGCGGTTGGTGTTCCGGATCCTGACGATGATCCTGTGGCTGGCGCCGATCGGCGCGTTCGGCGCGATCGCCAATGTGGTGGCCTCGACGGGGCTGGCGGCGGTGCAGCAGCTGGCGCTGCTGATGGTCGCGTTCTACCTGACCTGTGTGGTGTTCGTATTCGGCGTGCTGGGCGTGTTGATGAGGGCCACGTCCGGCGTGTCGATCTTCAAGCTGGTCCGGTATCTGGCGCGGGAGTATCTGCTCATCGTGTCCACCTCGTCGTCGGAATCGGCGCTGCCGCGGCTGATCGCGAAGATGGAGCACATGGGGGTGGAACGGACCACCGTCGGCATCGTGGTGCCGACCGGATACTCGTTCAACCTCGACGGCACCGCGATCTACCTGACGATGGCGACGCTGTTCATCGCCGACGCGATGGGCAAGCCACTGTCGTGGGCCGAGCAACTGGGCCTGCTGGTGTTCATGATCGTGGCGTCCAAGGGCGCGGCCGGCGTGACCGGCGCGGGCCTGGCGACCCTGGCCGGTGGACTACAGAGTCACCGGCCCGAACTGCTGGACGGCGTCGGATTGATCGTCGGCATCGACCGATTCATGTCGGAGGCGCGGGCGGTCACCAACTTCTCCGGCAACGCCGTCGCGACCGTACTGATCGGCACCTGGACCAAGACCGTCGACGCCGAACGGATGCGCTCGGTGCTGAACCGGGAAGTGCCGTTCGACGAGACCAGCATGGTCGACGACCACCCCGTGGACACCCCTCGAGAAACCAGAGACCTGGTCCCGGCCTAA
- the mtrA gene encoding MtrAB system response regulator MtrA, giving the protein MKPKILVVDDDMALAEMLTIVLRGEGFDPHVVGDGTQALTAVRELRPDLVLLDLMLPGMNGIDVCRVLRADSGVPIVMLTAKTDTVDVVLGLESGADDYIVKPFKPKELVARVRARLRRTEEEPAELLSIADIVIDVPAHKVTRAGQQISLTPLEFDLLVALARKPRQVFTREVLLEQVWGYRHAADTRLVNVHVQRLRAKVEKDPENPEIVLTVRGVGYKAGPP; this is encoded by the coding sequence ATGAAGCCGAAGATTCTGGTCGTCGACGACGATATGGCGCTCGCGGAGATGCTCACGATCGTCTTGCGCGGCGAGGGTTTCGACCCTCACGTCGTCGGCGACGGCACGCAGGCGCTCACCGCGGTCAGGGAGCTACGCCCCGACCTGGTGCTGCTCGATCTGATGCTGCCCGGCATGAACGGCATCGACGTGTGCCGCGTGCTGCGCGCCGATTCCGGCGTGCCGATCGTGATGCTGACGGCGAAGACCGACACGGTCGACGTCGTGCTGGGCCTGGAATCGGGGGCCGACGATTACATCGTCAAGCCGTTCAAGCCGAAGGAACTCGTCGCCCGGGTGCGGGCTCGCCTGCGCCGCACCGAGGAGGAACCGGCGGAGCTGCTGTCGATCGCGGACATCGTCATCGACGTTCCGGCCCACAAGGTCACGCGCGCCGGTCAGCAGATCTCGCTGACCCCGCTGGAATTCGATCTGCTGGTGGCCCTGGCTCGCAAACCACGCCAGGTCTTCACCCGTGAGGTGCTGCTCGAACAGGTCTGGGGTTACCGGCACGCCGCCGACACCCGCCTGGTCAACGTGCACGTGCAGCGGCTGCGCGCCAAGGTCGAGAAGGACCCGGAGAATCCCGAGATCGTGCTGACCGTGCGGGGTGTCGGCTACAAGGCCGGACCACCGTGA